A portion of the Blastopirellula sediminis genome contains these proteins:
- a CDS encoding vWA domain-containing protein, which yields MCIRNLKATICLLLTTTLVACLQTPGAAKEKSSGVNAGAVLSSVFDVSRSARIKSRSLMQRSFLDNVGTREQRLQIAFVIDGTDSMGQDIQGVLGSLPNMVSDLQRHKDDQTLISFGLVVYRDVNSRSGAVTLPIGGQFTSDIDVLKKALAVTATESGEPYFEEAVDLGLNDAFKSLAWDTTPGVLHWVILFGDAPPYPVGFNKNGAKRVYSDDDLIKQAKGLDATIHSILCSSGFQNNNGKNEKLKTSYETAAVKATRPFMSVLCSKTGGVFLDLSQDDVVKTMLAEAERTEVPYTKMDVITKDDLLAAKSGQKVGLEVAPVSVAVLPHTSLEKMKFDADMPEVQIATMIQEKLRLIPDLEVKDPSSVAKAYKSIASLNLNDGEAMQKLANDLRVDYVIWGEEGNQGGESQLKSSLFRRLDNQALAEAQAVGAAMQSAPPTNDTAMNSLIQTVTEKLLKSAKGELDALGVNDGMAEAYDRLDQDENMAKAFSAPLSENLRASREILSGLGQLEQALAFNLGDPQAKPYLDRAERKFGSALIYDPENAMAHAWLASAQFNLAGQDGGEKYADAYRESLEKANECKANLIYEPYQQLIEAQYSLVVAKDAARAIEVYEALLSEKTDQLELGLKSHWMLAGIYAGDWGVDMQFVDPVKSREHIVQILANWANSREAEYLKSVLRWDDEEGTRHPNLPLENYAKSNVMED from the coding sequence ATGTGCATTCGCAACCTTAAAGCGACGATTTGCCTGCTGCTGACGACGACGCTGGTCGCTTGCCTGCAGACGCCTGGCGCGGCGAAGGAAAAATCGAGCGGGGTCAACGCCGGCGCCGTCTTGAGTTCGGTATTCGACGTCTCCCGCTCGGCCCGCATCAAGTCGCGCAGCTTGATGCAACGAAGTTTTCTGGACAATGTCGGCACGCGCGAGCAGCGACTGCAAATCGCCTTCGTCATCGACGGGACCGACAGCATGGGACAGGACATTCAAGGAGTGCTTGGTTCGCTTCCGAATATGGTCAGCGATTTGCAGCGCCACAAAGACGATCAAACGCTGATCTCGTTCGGCCTGGTCGTTTATCGCGACGTCAACTCGCGGTCCGGCGCCGTGACGCTGCCGATTGGCGGTCAGTTTACCAGCGACATCGACGTGTTGAAGAAAGCCTTGGCCGTCACGGCTACCGAGTCGGGAGAACCTTACTTTGAAGAGGCCGTTGATCTCGGCCTGAACGACGCGTTCAAGTCGCTGGCCTGGGACACCACGCCAGGCGTTTTGCACTGGGTGATTCTCTTCGGCGACGCTCCTCCGTATCCGGTCGGTTTCAACAAAAACGGCGCCAAGCGCGTTTACTCGGATGACGATCTGATCAAGCAAGCGAAAGGATTGGATGCAACCATTCACAGCATCCTTTGCAGCAGCGGTTTTCAGAACAACAACGGGAAAAACGAGAAGCTGAAAACTTCCTATGAAACGGCGGCCGTAAAGGCGACGCGTCCTTTCATGAGCGTCCTCTGCTCGAAGACCGGCGGCGTCTTCCTCGATCTCAGCCAAGACGACGTCGTTAAGACGATGCTTGCGGAAGCCGAACGGACCGAGGTCCCCTACACGAAGATGGACGTCATTACGAAAGACGACCTGCTCGCCGCCAAAAGTGGGCAAAAAGTAGGATTGGAAGTCGCTCCCGTCAGCGTCGCCGTCTTGCCCCACACTTCGTTGGAAAAAATGAAGTTCGACGCCGATATGCCCGAGGTCCAAATCGCGACCATGATCCAGGAAAAGCTGCGTCTGATTCCTGACTTGGAAGTCAAAGACCCCAGCTCGGTGGCGAAAGCGTATAAGTCGATCGCATCGTTAAATCTGAACGATGGCGAGGCGATGCAAAAGCTGGCCAACGATCTCCGCGTCGACTACGTGATTTGGGGAGAAGAAGGAAACCAAGGGGGAGAGTCGCAATTGAAGTCGTCGCTTTTTCGACGGCTCGACAACCAGGCGTTGGCCGAAGCCCAGGCCGTTGGAGCGGCGATGCAGAGCGCTCCTCCGACCAACGATACGGCGATGAATAGCTTGATTCAGACCGTCACCGAAAAGCTGCTGAAGTCGGCCAAGGGAGAACTCGACGCGCTGGGGGTCAATGACGGCATGGCCGAAGCGTATGACCGCTTGGACCAGGACGAAAACATGGCCAAAGCGTTTTCGGCGCCCCTTTCCGAGAATCTTCGCGCCTCGCGAGAAATCTTGTCGGGGCTCGGACAACTCGAGCAAGCCTTGGCCTTCAACCTTGGCGACCCGCAGGCGAAGCCTTACTTGGATCGGGCGGAACGAAAATTTGGCTCGGCGCTGATTTACGATCCGGAAAACGCGATGGCTCACGCCTGGCTCGCGTCAGCTCAATTTAACCTGGCCGGCCAGGATGGCGGCGAAAAATACGCCGACGCCTACCGCGAGTCGCTGGAAAAAGCGAATGAGTGCAAAGCGAATTTGATTTACGAACCTTACCAGCAGCTGATCGAAGCTCAGTATTCGCTTGTCGTCGCCAAAGACGCCGCGCGAGCGATCGAAGTTTACGAAGCGCTGCTGAGCGAAAAGACGGATCAGTTGGAACTGGGTTTGAAATCTCACTGGATGCTGGCCGGGATTTATGCTGGTGATTGGGGCGTCGACATGCAATTTGTCGATCCCGTCAAATCCCGCGAGCATATCGTTCAAATCCTCGCCAACTGGGCCAATAGCCGGGAAGCGGAGTATTTGAAAAGCGTATTACGGTGGGATGACGAAGAAGGAACCCGACATCCAAATTTGCCGCTGGAGAATTATGCAAAATCAAATGTCATGGAAGATTAG
- a CDS encoding DUF1501 domain-containing protein, with product MTLSRRSFLKVGALGASLTLSQYLELQAATGNPDLGRSAILVFLMGGPAHQDTFDLKPGAPAEYRGQFRPIKTSVPGIEICEHLPRLARHADRYALIRGVTHSLADHGLGTRYLMTGNLPTPVVNYPLYGSVVSKEFSSRPDIPSFVSIDRPVEGPGYLGAEFGPLSTGEKPQHGHPFRVRGITLDGSLTLEKFNSRKELLGDIDTAFAGFESLDDSVRGLNRFSEQAYQIIASKRSRDAFDLSLEPDREVDRFGRHDYGQSMMLATRLVEAGVRFVTVLLEGWDTHQDNFTQLGRELLPKFDQSLAAMFDRLEESGRLDTTSILVTGEFGRTPKVNNNAGRDHWARAMCSLMAGSSVRTGQVLGATDDKAQGPLHEGFSPDDLAATFFQSIGINPKTEYEANVGRPITLVRDGSVIPNLLT from the coding sequence ATGACGCTATCGCGACGAAGTTTTTTGAAGGTGGGGGCATTGGGCGCCAGCTTGACGCTGAGCCAATACCTGGAGCTTCAAGCGGCGACCGGCAATCCCGATCTGGGAAGATCGGCGATTCTGGTGTTTCTGATGGGCGGCCCCGCCCACCAAGATACGTTTGATCTCAAGCCGGGCGCTCCTGCAGAGTACCGAGGACAGTTCCGTCCGATCAAAACCTCGGTGCCGGGGATCGAAATCTGCGAGCACTTGCCACGGCTCGCTCGTCATGCCGATCGCTATGCTTTGATTCGCGGCGTCACGCACAGTCTGGCCGATCATGGCTTGGGAACGCGCTATCTCATGACCGGAAATCTACCGACGCCGGTGGTCAATTATCCGCTGTATGGATCGGTGGTCAGCAAAGAGTTTTCCTCACGTCCTGACATTCCCTCCTTCGTTTCGATTGACCGGCCGGTCGAAGGGCCCGGCTACTTGGGCGCCGAGTTCGGACCGCTCTCTACCGGAGAAAAACCGCAACACGGACATCCCTTCCGCGTGCGGGGCATCACGCTGGACGGTTCGCTTACGCTGGAGAAGTTTAACTCGCGCAAGGAGTTGTTAGGGGACATCGATACCGCTTTCGCGGGCTTCGAGTCGTTAGACGATTCTGTCCGCGGTTTGAATCGTTTCTCGGAGCAAGCGTACCAAATCATCGCTTCCAAGCGGTCGCGGGATGCGTTCGATTTGTCCCTGGAACCGGATCGCGAAGTTGACCGCTTTGGCCGGCACGATTACGGACAAAGCATGATGCTGGCGACGCGGCTGGTAGAAGCAGGCGTTCGATTTGTGACCGTACTGCTGGAGGGTTGGGATACGCATCAAGACAATTTCACCCAACTCGGCAGAGAACTGCTCCCGAAATTCGATCAAAGCCTAGCGGCGATGTTCGATCGCTTGGAAGAGAGCGGCCGCTTGGATACAACTTCGATTCTCGTCACCGGCGAATTCGGTCGTACGCCCAAGGTCAACAACAACGCCGGTCGAGACCATTGGGCGCGAGCGATGTGCAGCCTCATGGCCGGAAGCTCCGTCCGCACCGGGCAAGTCCTGGGGGCGACCGACGACAAAGCCCAAGGCCCCTTACACGAAGGCTTTAGCCCAGACGACCTTGCCGCCACCTTCTTCCAAAGCATCGGTATCAATCCCAAGACCGAGTACGAAGCGAACGTGGGGAGACCCATTACGCTCGTTCGCGATGGTTCGGTGATTCCCAACTTGCTGACGTAG
- a CDS encoding BlaI/MecI/CopY family transcriptional regulator — protein sequence MKLGGRQLAIMNILWERGEATVADVQAALDVERDLAYSTVATVLSRMEKKGLVTHRVEDRVYFYQPAVTRDGAGKSMIGDVIARVFGGSPAELVNHLLESESIDSSELQRIKELLRKHEAEQKRGDSR from the coding sequence GTGAAATTAGGCGGCCGTCAGCTGGCAATTATGAATATTCTCTGGGAACGGGGGGAAGCGACCGTTGCCGATGTTCAGGCGGCGCTCGACGTCGAGCGTGATCTCGCCTATTCGACCGTCGCGACCGTACTTTCGCGGATGGAGAAGAAGGGGCTGGTCACGCATCGCGTCGAAGATCGCGTCTATTTCTACCAGCCGGCCGTGACCAGAGATGGCGCCGGCAAGTCGATGATCGGCGATGTGATCGCGCGGGTCTTTGGGGGGAGTCCGGCCGAATTAGTGAATCACTTGCTCGAAAGCGAGAGTATCGATTCGTCGGAACTGCAGCGAATCAAGGAATTGCTTCGCAAGCATGAAGCCGAGCAAAAACGAGGAGATTCTCGATGA
- a CDS encoding M56 family metallopeptidase → MIESTLLAFFVTYLIHSTAFVLAAWGILHFWASSFRPEIRIFAWKAALVLPFASALVVSTSAFPHFGFRWAIHDAAASVATLSEGGDATAILDRPDLVSLPIENNSFDSAEMSRMDSSAERVDYSAKIGTTKPWIRWQDAVWLLWGTIVCGFFGRLGFQAVRLERLKQRARKLTGSYLNASLGKIQAAMGIQRTVDLYLSTEIDSPITGGVWRSFILLPEDWQRELAFSNSSSHENRYRDAEAILGHELAHVAQGDAIWTLIAHLVVGLIPWQPLNRLVCRQVRKEMEYVADRFAARTLGDGVSLAKCLVSIGERRAIANCKPQNSILATGMATYRSELGLRVEELLTRSHENPSRSSWNRILACLAVGMICLFLIIPKAVSHSSHLDTRTLSMRNQVLTLAVLVGLTSPLAAEEPKSPQAEREAVALQTSPDELPAGIRKFSGMVVGRLAAKDVERGTFVVQVDAIPRVWKNNGAENPKSIVGKTIEVSGVAGKFLDVLVVLRPGETVEFECKHDGERLVFPGELLRKVAPYKVEDYPVLPEEFRGFRGEVVGDVVQKDPETFELIIKVAKVAKTWNENGAKNPESIEGKTLMLAGFWNRREAYHNLKVGDRIQVGMQHIGRQSDHLTVAEGVRKVDSLTSAPDAEMEAPEPKMERTDGQRGFRGLLVGKLTAKDSERGTFSIVVDAVPRVWRNNQARNPKGLIGKTVDASGVHSNLLDTLVVARIGDTLEFGALDNGEGEIRVGEVLRKVAPVEPGDYPELPEAFRGFKGLLKGKVVKKDDKMLDLKIEVTGVVRTFEQNRAKNAESIVGKTVVLSGFWQRKEAFYDLKEGDVIQFGAEHPVMLTDNLTVIEGVKKVD, encoded by the coding sequence ATGATCGAATCGACCTTGCTCGCTTTCTTCGTCACCTACCTGATTCATTCAACTGCGTTCGTGCTCGCCGCTTGGGGGATTCTGCACTTCTGGGCGAGCAGCTTTCGCCCCGAGATTCGGATTTTTGCCTGGAAGGCGGCGCTCGTACTTCCCTTTGCGTCGGCGCTGGTCGTATCGACAAGTGCGTTTCCACACTTCGGTTTCCGTTGGGCGATTCATGACGCTGCAGCGAGCGTCGCGACGCTTTCCGAAGGGGGAGACGCGACCGCGATTCTAGATCGACCCGACCTTGTTTCTCTTCCGATAGAGAACAACTCGTTCGATTCTGCCGAGATGAGCCGTATGGACTCGTCGGCCGAGCGAGTTGATTACTCAGCAAAGATCGGGACGACGAAACCTTGGATCCGGTGGCAGGATGCCGTTTGGCTGCTATGGGGAACGATCGTCTGCGGTTTCTTTGGGCGGCTCGGCTTCCAGGCAGTACGGCTTGAACGACTGAAACAACGAGCCCGGAAATTGACCGGCAGTTACCTGAACGCTTCCCTCGGCAAGATTCAAGCGGCGATGGGAATACAACGCACGGTCGATTTGTATCTCTCGACCGAGATCGACAGTCCCATCACCGGCGGCGTCTGGAGGTCGTTTATTCTGCTGCCAGAAGATTGGCAACGTGAACTCGCCTTCTCGAACAGCAGCTCGCATGAGAACCGTTACCGAGACGCCGAAGCGATCTTAGGACATGAACTCGCGCATGTTGCCCAGGGGGACGCCATCTGGACTTTGATCGCGCACCTGGTGGTAGGGCTCATTCCCTGGCAGCCGCTGAACCGTCTCGTCTGCCGACAAGTCCGCAAGGAAATGGAATATGTCGCCGATCGCTTCGCCGCTCGCACGTTGGGAGACGGCGTTTCGCTCGCCAAGTGCCTGGTAAGCATTGGCGAACGACGCGCGATCGCCAACTGCAAGCCGCAAAACTCGATCCTGGCGACCGGAATGGCGACTTACCGTTCGGAACTGGGACTACGCGTTGAGGAACTACTAACTCGCAGCCACGAAAATCCCAGCCGCAGCAGCTGGAATCGAATTCTTGCTTGTCTCGCCGTGGGAATGATCTGCTTGTTTTTGATCATTCCGAAAGCGGTCTCCCACTCTTCCCACTTAGATACCAGGACCCTCTCCATGAGAAATCAGGTTCTCACTCTGGCTGTTCTCGTCGGCCTCACCTCTCCGCTGGCCGCTGAAGAGCCGAAATCGCCCCAAGCCGAACGTGAAGCGGTTGCTCTGCAAACGTCTCCTGATGAGTTGCCTGCTGGCATCCGCAAGTTCAGCGGTATGGTTGTGGGAAGATTAGCCGCCAAGGATGTCGAACGGGGGACGTTCGTCGTGCAGGTCGACGCGATCCCGCGCGTTTGGAAAAATAATGGCGCCGAGAACCCGAAGTCAATCGTCGGAAAGACGATCGAAGTGAGCGGCGTGGCCGGCAAGTTCCTGGACGTGCTCGTCGTCCTGCGGCCGGGCGAAACGGTCGAGTTCGAGTGCAAGCATGACGGCGAACGTCTTGTCTTTCCGGGAGAACTGCTCCGCAAGGTCGCTCCTTACAAGGTGGAAGACTATCCGGTTTTGCCGGAAGAATTTCGAGGATTTCGCGGGGAAGTCGTCGGCGATGTCGTACAAAAAGACCCCGAAACGTTTGAGTTGATCATCAAGGTCGCCAAGGTCGCGAAGACCTGGAATGAAAATGGCGCCAAGAATCCGGAAAGCATCGAAGGCAAAACGCTGATGCTGGCCGGTTTCTGGAATCGTCGCGAAGCGTATCACAACCTGAAGGTTGGCGATCGTATTCAAGTCGGCATGCAGCACATCGGCCGGCAGAGCGATCATCTGACGGTCGCCGAAGGGGTCCGGAAGGTTGATTCGCTAACCAGCGCTCCCGACGCGGAGATGGAAGCCCCGGAACCGAAGATGGAACGCACTGACGGACAACGCGGCTTCCGCGGTCTGCTGGTCGGCAAGTTGACCGCCAAGGATAGCGAACGCGGAACGTTCTCGATCGTCGTCGATGCGGTGCCGCGGGTTTGGCGTAACAACCAGGCGCGCAATCCGAAAGGTCTGATCGGCAAGACGGTCGATGCGAGCGGCGTCCACAGCAACTTGTTAGACACGCTCGTCGTCGCTCGAATCGGAGATACGCTCGAATTCGGCGCGTTGGACAATGGAGAAGGTGAAATCCGCGTCGGCGAGGTTCTGCGCAAGGTCGCGCCGGTCGAGCCAGGCGACTATCCCGAACTTCCCGAAGCGTTCCGAGGCTTCAAGGGGCTGTTGAAAGGGAAGGTCGTCAAGAAAGACGATAAGATGCTCGACCTGAAAATTGAAGTCACCGGAGTGGTTCGGACCTTCGAACAAAACCGTGCGAAAAACGCCGAGTCAATCGTCGGCAAAACTGTCGTGCTCTCCGGCTTTTGGCAACGCAAAGAAGCGTTCTACGACCTCAAAGAAGGGGACGTAATTCAGTTTGGCGCCGAGCATCCAGTGATGCTGACCGACAACCTCACCGTGATTGAGGGCGTCAAGAAGGTCGACTAG
- a CDS encoding DUF1549 and DUF1553 domain-containing protein: protein MKRLLVAFVGIVCLLAGALESVRSETLPAKGDQPFFKDPSQVPDFQRHVIPLLGRLGCNGRSCHGSFQGQGGFRLSLFGFDFRMDLAGLTADDRIDRAHAADSLVLQKGTLQIDHEGGRRFEVGSWEHGLLQRWIESGAKGIAVPSKLSRLEVTPDEVVFHSNGASAALQVIAVWENGDRENVTELCRFRTNDDSVVSVDGSGVMTSQGVGDTHVVVFYDNGIAAVPVMRPRDASLKLSSHQTLAPGIDYFVNEKLDKLGIIPSDICTDAEFLRRVSIDLTGTLPTPDEVTRFLADASPEKRQRKIDELLNRPAYAAWWANKLCDFSGCNPQQQAELGQETSVQWYMWTYKRLLENAPYDELVRRIVLAEGRQQGQSYEEYAREMSSYYREQDPQDFADREFMPHYWTRRSMQKPEDAAQAFAHNFLGVRLQCAQCHKHPFAPWTQDDFKQFARFFEPIKFGVQSPDENRYREIAKTVGLNVSDKNGAPIRDDVLRHARKGRVIPWRELYVADRNSEVNLDLLRSRKISLAPELDPRTPIMEWMLEPENSYFAKAFVNRVWAGYFHVGIVDPPDDLNPANPPSHPKLLDWLTQGFVESGYDMKWLHRTIASSDAYQRSWKPNETNEEDRRNFSRAIPRRLPAEIVYDSVKQSLAASDQQQEVRTDLSRRAIGHLSMRLAGTYAMQVFGKPDRAVNCDCERSNQSTLLQSIFLQNDPLIDQRLEGSGWLEELSRQEESLTKADHPALVREAWLRTVCRLPSPDEETRALQHLSSAESTVDGMRDLLWALLNTKEYILNK, encoded by the coding sequence ATGAAGCGTTTGCTGGTCGCCTTTGTTGGAATCGTCTGCTTGTTGGCGGGCGCCTTGGAATCGGTTCGATCCGAGACGCTTCCGGCGAAAGGCGATCAGCCGTTCTTCAAAGACCCTTCGCAGGTCCCCGATTTTCAGCGTCACGTGATTCCGCTGTTAGGTCGGTTGGGATGCAACGGAAGGTCGTGTCACGGTTCGTTTCAGGGACAAGGAGGTTTCCGGCTATCGCTGTTTGGATTTGACTTTCGCATGGACCTGGCCGGATTGACGGCCGACGATCGAATTGATCGGGCGCATGCGGCTGATAGTCTCGTGCTTCAAAAGGGGACGCTCCAGATCGACCACGAAGGGGGCAGACGATTTGAAGTTGGCTCTTGGGAGCACGGACTACTTCAGCGTTGGATCGAGTCTGGCGCAAAGGGGATTGCTGTCCCGAGCAAACTGTCGCGGCTGGAAGTGACGCCTGACGAAGTGGTCTTTCATTCCAACGGAGCTTCCGCGGCGCTTCAGGTGATCGCCGTTTGGGAGAATGGCGATCGTGAAAACGTGACGGAGCTTTGCCGCTTTCGCACGAATGACGATTCGGTCGTATCGGTCGACGGAAGTGGGGTCATGACCTCACAGGGCGTGGGCGACACCCATGTCGTCGTCTTTTACGACAATGGAATCGCCGCTGTGCCGGTGATGCGTCCGCGAGACGCGTCGCTCAAGCTTTCGTCCCATCAAACGCTCGCGCCGGGGATTGATTATTTTGTCAATGAAAAGCTGGATAAGCTTGGGATTATCCCTTCGGATATTTGCACCGACGCCGAATTTCTTCGCCGCGTGAGCATCGATCTCACCGGAACGCTGCCGACGCCTGACGAAGTGACTCGCTTTCTGGCCGACGCGAGTCCTGAAAAGCGACAGCGGAAGATTGATGAACTCTTGAATCGGCCTGCCTACGCGGCATGGTGGGCGAACAAGCTGTGCGACTTCTCGGGATGCAACCCGCAGCAGCAAGCCGAACTGGGGCAGGAGACCTCGGTCCAGTGGTACATGTGGACCTACAAGCGGTTGCTGGAGAACGCTCCCTATGACGAATTGGTGAGACGCATCGTTCTGGCCGAAGGTCGTCAACAGGGGCAGTCGTACGAGGAATATGCCCGCGAAATGTCGAGTTACTATCGCGAGCAAGACCCGCAAGATTTCGCCGATCGCGAGTTCATGCCGCATTATTGGACGCGTCGCAGCATGCAGAAGCCGGAGGACGCCGCTCAGGCGTTCGCCCACAATTTCCTGGGCGTTCGACTGCAATGCGCCCAGTGCCATAAGCACCCGTTCGCTCCCTGGACCCAGGATGACTTCAAGCAGTTTGCCCGCTTTTTTGAGCCGATCAAGTTTGGCGTCCAGTCGCCAGACGAAAACCGCTATCGCGAGATCGCCAAGACGGTGGGCTTGAATGTGTCGGACAAAAATGGGGCTCCGATTCGTGACGACGTCCTGCGTCATGCACGGAAGGGACGAGTCATTCCTTGGCGTGAACTTTATGTCGCCGACCGCAACTCGGAGGTTAATCTGGACTTGCTCAGAAGCAGAAAGATTTCCCTTGCGCCAGAGCTTGATCCGCGCACGCCGATCATGGAGTGGATGCTCGAACCGGAGAATTCGTATTTCGCCAAGGCTTTCGTGAACCGCGTCTGGGCCGGTTACTTTCATGTCGGAATCGTCGATCCTCCGGATGATCTAAATCCAGCCAATCCTCCCAGCCACCCGAAGCTGCTCGATTGGCTGACGCAGGGCTTTGTCGAAAGCGGTTACGACATGAAGTGGCTCCATCGCACGATTGCGTCCAGCGACGCGTATCAGCGGAGTTGGAAGCCGAATGAAACGAACGAAGAAGACCGGCGCAACTTCAGCCGTGCGATTCCGCGGCGACTGCCGGCCGAAATCGTCTATGACTCGGTCAAACAATCCCTTGCCGCCAGCGATCAGCAACAAGAGGTGCGAACCGATCTGTCGCGCCGCGCGATTGGGCATCTCTCGATGCGTCTGGCCGGCACGTACGCGATGCAGGTATTTGGCAAGCCCGATCGCGCCGTCAATTGCGACTGCGAACGGTCGAACCAATCGACCCTGTTGCAGTCGATCTTCCTCCAGAACGATCCCCTGATCGACCAACGTCTGGAAGGGAGCGGCTGGCTGGAAGAACTCTCGCGACAAGAAGAGAGCTTGACCAAGGCGGATCACCCGGCGCTGGTGCGCGAGGCGTGGCTGAGAACGGTTTGTCGCCTCCCAAGTCCGGACGAAGAGACGCGGGCGCTCCAGCATCTCAGCTCCGCCGAGTCGACCGTGGATGGGATGCGTGACCTGCTTTGGGCGCTCCTGAACACCAAAGAGTACATCCTCAACAAGTAG